A genomic stretch from Telopea speciosissima isolate NSW1024214 ecotype Mountain lineage chromosome 7, Tspe_v1, whole genome shotgun sequence includes:
- the LOC122669393 gene encoding protein REVERSION-TO-ETHYLENE SENSITIVITY1 has translation MELTENVVEGCSYRSMPHELWSLDEVDPKKSKFPCCIVWTPLPVVSWLAPYIGHIGICQEDGAILDFAGSYLVNIDNFAYGAVARFLRLDRAQCCFPPNLAGHKCKSGYMHAENGTAVSWDDALSSSMRNFEHKSYNLFNCNCHSFVANCLNRLAYRGSLGWNMVNVVVLILWKGQWVDAMSVVRSFFPFALVLCLGLLIAGWPFVIGLASFSVLLMGWFLIGTYFSKTLLEC, from the exons ATGGAACTGACAGAAAATGTTGTTGAAGGCTGCTCTTACAGAAGCATGCCACATGAACTCTGGTCACTTGATGAAGTTGATCCAAAGAAGTCAAAGTTTCCATGTTGTATTGTTTGGACTCCACTCCCCGTAGTCTCATGGTTGGCACCTTATATAGGACATATTGGCATATGCCAGGAGGATGGGGCTATTCTGGATTTTGCAGGATCCTATTTAGTGAACATAGACAATTTCGCATATGGTGCTGTAGCCAGATTTCTTCGACTTGACAGAGCACAG TGCTGCTTTCCTCCTAACTTGGCCGGCCACAAGTGCAAAAGTGGGTACATGCATGCGGAGAACGGAACTGCAGTCAGTTGGGATGATGCACTGAGCTCAAGCATGCGTAACTTTGAGCACAAATCCTACAACCTTTTCAACTGTAACTGCCACTCATTTGTTGCGAACTGTCTGAATAGGCTCGCTTATCGTGGGTCCCTCGGATGGAACATGGTTAATGTGGTTGTTTTGATACTGTGGAAGGGGCAATGGGTGGATGCCATGTCAGTTGTGAGGTCATTCTTTCCCTTTGCTCTGGTGCTTTGTCTGGGATTACTGATAGCTGGGTGGCCGTTCGTGATCGGATTGGCATCCTTCTCTGTTCTCCTCATGGGTTGGTTTCTCATAGGTACTTACTTTTCCAAAACTCTGTTAGAGTGCTAG
- the LOC122669450 gene encoding pentatricopeptide repeat-containing protein At3g24000, mitochondrial, with the protein MARKKAAVIMKKLLCSNNPSSYNMTIILPVSSFFQLLLPLQISSFATQASFIDSESSEGEDRDLMSCIIQDKDLLRHSKKLGTGLHVLDIIDRGSMEPDPMLYNKLFKKCTQLGRLKEGRIVHAHFLNSKFKSDLFIQNTILNMYAKCGSLDEAQKTFDDMPLKDMVTWTALITGYSQNDKAQEALKLFPQMLELGLKPNQFTFSSLLKACGAAPTDYSGKKIHSFCVKYGYELNVYVASSLLDMYARCGMMGNALMVFDGMISKNEVSWNALIACHARKGEGEDAIRLFWKMQREDFRPTHFTYSSLFSACASNGALEQGKWVHAHMIKSGSKLIAFVGNTLLDMYAKAGSIEDARKVFGRLESRDVVSWNSMLTGCAQHGFGRETVSRFEEMLRFGVKPNEITFLCVLTGCSHGGLLNEGLYYFELMKKYMVEPQVEHYVTIVDLLGRAGLLDKAEKFIREMPIEPTAAVWGALLGACRMHRNMELGAFAAERVFELDPHDSGPHVLLSNIYASAGRWSDAAKVRKMMKESGVKKEPACSWVEIENAVHMFVANDDAHPQREEIRKMWEKISSKIREVGYVPDTSHVLLFVDQQEREAKLQYHSEKLALAFALLNTPPGSTIRIKKNIRMCGDCHSAIKFASKVMEREIIVRDTNRFHHFSDGSCSCGDYW; encoded by the coding sequence ATGGCAAGAAAGAAAGCTGCAGTAATCATGAAGAAACTTCTGTGCTCTAATAATCCTTCCTCGTACAACATGACAATCATCCTCCCCGTATCATCCTTCTTTCAACTATTACTTCCTCTTCAAATTTCCTCCTTTGCCACTCAGGCTTCCTTCATAGACTCCGAGAGTTCGGAAGGAGAGGATAGAGACCTCATGTCTTGTATCATTCAGGACAAAGATCTACTCCGTCACAGTAAAAAATTGGGAACCGGGCTCCATGTTCTCGACATCATTGACCGAGGTTCAATGGAACCAGACCCCATGTTGTACAATAAACTGTTTAAGAAATGCACCCAACTGGGGAGGCTGAAAGAAGGAAGAATCGTCCATGCCCACTTTCTTAATTCCAAGTTCAAGTCTGACCTTTTTATCCAAAATACCATCCTCAATATGTATGCCAAATGTGGTAGTTTAGATGAAGCCCAGAAAACATTTGATGATATGCCTCTTAAAGACATGGTCACATGGACGGCTTTGATTACTGGGTACTCTCAGAATGATAAAGCCCAAGAGGCTCTTAAGCTGTTCCCTCAGATGCTTGAGCTTGGATTGAAACCGAATCAATTCACCTTCTCCAGCCTCTTGAAGGCTTGTGGGGCGGCACCAACTGATTATAGTGGCAAGAAGATCCATTCGTTTTGCGTCAAGTACGGCTATGAATTGAATGTTTATGTGGCAAGCTCTCTTTTGGACATGTATGCGAGGTGTGGAATGATGGGGAATGCTTTAATGGTTTTTGATGGGATGATAAGCAAGAACGAGGTCTCTTggaatgctttgattgcttgCCATGCTAGGAAGGGTGAAGGAGAAGATGCTATTAGATTGTTTTGGAAGATGCAGAGGGAAGATTTTCGACCTACCCATTTCACCTATTCCAGCCTTTTCAGTGCTTGTGCCAGCAATGGAGCTCTAGAGCAAGGCAAATGGGTACATGCCCATATGATAAAGTCGGGTAGTAAGCTTATTGCATTTGTTGGTAATACTCTTCTTGACATGTATGCAAAAGCTGGTAGTATTGAGGATGCGAGGAAGGTCTTTGGTAGGTTGGAAAGCAGAGATGTTGTTTCCTGGAATTCTATGCTTACTGGGTGTGCTCAACATGGCTTTGGGAGGGAAACTGTTAGCCGGTTTGAGGAAATGCTTAGATTTGGTGTTAAACCCAACGAGATAACCTTTCTATGTGTTCTTACTGGTTGCAGCCATGGTGGGCTGTTGAACGAAGGACTGTACTATTTTGAATTGATGAAAAAGTACATGGTAGAACCACAGGTTGAACATTATGTGACAATTGTCGATCTTCTTGGTCGAGCAGGGCTTCTTGATAAAGCTGAAAAGTTCATAAGGGAGATGCCAATTGAACCCACAGCAGCTGTCTGGGGAGCTTTGCTTGGTGCTTGTCGGATGCATCGGAATATGGAATTGGGTGCTTTTGCCGCTGAACGTGTTTTTGAGCTTGACCCCCATGATTCAGGCCCCCATGTGTTGCTGTCAAACATTTATGCCTCTGCTGGTAGATGGAGTGATGCAGCAAAAGTGAGGAAGATGATGAAAGAGAGTGGGGTGAAGAAGGAACCTGCTTGTAGTTGGGTGGAGATCGAGAATGCAGTTCACATGTTTGTTGCTAATGATGATGCTCATCCCCAAAGAGAGGAGATACGTAAGATGTGGGAGAAGATTAGCAGCAAAATCAGGGAAGTTGGGTATGTCCCAGATACAAGTCATGTGCTATTGTTTGTGGACCAGCAGGAGAGGGAAGCAAAGCTGCAGTACCACAGCGAGAAGCTCGCTTTGGCTTTTGCACTTCTCAATACACCTCCTGGCTCAACCATTAGGATTAAAAAGAATATCAGGATGTGTGGTGATTGCCACTCAGCAATCAAGTTTGCgtccaaggtgatggagagggaGATCATTGTGAGAGACACCAACAGGTTTCATCATTTCAGCGATGGTTCTTGTTCATGTGGGGATTACTGGTAA